The Bacteroidia bacterium genomic interval GAAACGCTTGGGTTTTGCTGATTAGAGGTAAAACCATTAGGACCCGTCCAGGAATAACTTACTCCCGCAGTATTAGAAGAGCCGGTAAGTTGAGCTGTTCCAGAAGTACAATTCAAAATGCCTCCACTTGCCATTGCTCCCGGAGGACTCACATCTTCCGAGACCAGGGCTGTATCCGATACGCTACAAAATCCACTTGCATCTGTTACAGTCAGGGTATAAATACCGGCTGTAGAAACTGTGGGGTTCTGCTGAGTAGAGCTAAAACCATTAGGTCCGCTCCAGTTATATCTAAGGCCAGTACCACTAGCTATTCCGTTCAACTGAACATTTGGATTGCTACAAGTAATACTACCACCATTTGCTATTGCTGTGATATTGTTTCCACTTCCACTTACTAAAGCAGTATCTGATGCGGTACATCCATTGGTTGTGTCTGTGATAACCAGGGTATAAATGCCTGGATCTGTTGCTGAAGGACCGGGGGAAGTAGAAGAAAATCCGTTAGGACCTGTCCAGTTATATAAGACAGATGCCGGAGTAACGATTGCTGAAAGATGTGCAGGGCCAGAAGCACAAGATACATGACCTCCATGGGCTTCAACCGTAGGATCTTTCTTTAACTCTAGTACACCAATCTGATCGCTTGATTGGCAACCTGTACGAGGATCGGTTACAGTAAGTACAAAGGTGCCTTCGTGGTAGGTGTAGGGATTTTGCTGATTTGAAGAATAGTTCCAGGGACCTGTCCATGAATAGGTAACGCCCGCAGTTGGGGAGCTTCCCATAAGTTGTACGCTATCCACTACACAGGTAATGATTCCTCCTCCTGATGCTGTGGCGCCAGGTAAAGGATTGACAGTTTTCGTGACTACATTGCTGGAATACCAGCTTGTACAGGTGGATCTTTTCGCCCTCCTTCTATACTCGGTGGTTTCGAGAATAGTACCGGGATTGTACCCCCGATTTATGGCTCCACTTATATCTGTCCATGCTCCTCCAGCAGTTCTGGACTGCCATTGGTACATGATATATCCTCCAGAGCCGCCATAGGCACTATTGGAATTGGAGATCCAGGTAGGATTGTAGCTTCCGCATTTTGTCTGATTCCCGGAAATATATCCTGCGCTACCGATATTGTAGCATTGGGAATAAGAAGCATTTGGAAACATAAACCCAAATAGACCCAGAAAAATAAGGCTTAGCTTGAAGCTGGACCTTATTGGAACGGAACTGGAAATTTGGAGCTTGGTTCTAAATAAACTAGGTAGAGTATAAAAGGTCATGTAAGAACTATTTTAACGCCAAATGATCCGGATGATTAAACCGGAAACAAGTAAACCTGGAGGCACGTATGCCTTCAAGTCATATCAATCGTGTTTGAATGGATTTGGGTTAAAAAAAAGGTGATCAAATACCCCTTCACAAATATTGTCAGATATTTTAGATATATCAAATATTTGAAAGAATTTAATTTCCCTATTATTCACATACATAAAACATGCCTAAATTGCCCCAAAATCAATAAAAATCTGGCTTTTTGTGTGCTTAGCTAAAATTAGTGTTTGAGTGGTGAAGGAAAATTTTTCGAACCAGAAAAGCGAAGTATTAGTTAAGTTTAATGAATACCATACAATTGTGAACCTTGAAGTACAAAAGTCTTAAATCCTGCGTCAATGATCTGGAAAAAAATGGTCACTTGATGCGAATAAAAGAAGAAATCGATCCCTATCTGGAAATGGCAGAAATACAGCGAAGGCTGTATGAAGTTCGTGGACCTGCCGTACTTTTCGAAAATGTAAAAGGAAGTCCTTTCCCTGCAGTCTGTAACTTATTTGGTACAGCTGAGCGATCAAACTTCATTTTTCGATCGACAATTAAACAGGTGAAACGTATCGTTGCAGCAAAAGCAGATCCCAAAAGTCTTCTGGCTTATCCCTGGGCCTTACCGGCTATTGGACTGGCGGCAAGTAAAGCTCTTCCGCTGAAATCCTGGTTCAAGGCTCCGGTGCTGCATGGGCAAACTCAATTGGATAAGTTGCCTCAACTGCATTCCTGGCCAATGGATGGAGGGGCTTATATAACCTTGCCCCAGGTTTATACTGAAGATCCGGATGCTCCTGGTGTTATGAAGTCAAATGTGGGGATGTACAGGATACAGATTTCAGGGAATGAGTTTATCCCGAATGAAGAACTAGGACTTCACTATCAGATTCATCGAGGGATAGGGGTTCATCATAGTCGAGCTGCTGCAAAAGGAGAAAGACTTAAGGTAAGTATATTCGTTGGGGGGCCACCAGCACACAGCTTTGGCGCGGTAATGCCTTTGCCTGAGGGGCTTTCTGAATTGATGTTCTCCGGCATGTTTGCCGGGCGGAATTTTCGCTATACCCGTAGAAATGGACATACTCTGTCTTCAGATGCAGACTTTTGTATAGTAGGGAGTATAGATCCTACAGAAACCAAAGGCGAAGGACCATTTGGAGATCACTTGGGTTACTATAGCCTTAAACATGATTTTCCTTTGATGAAAGTAGAAGCTGTCTATCATAGAAAGGATGCCATTTGGCCA includes:
- a CDS encoding UbiD family decarboxylase, with translation MKYKSLKSCVNDLEKNGHLMRIKEEIDPYLEMAEIQRRLYEVRGPAVLFENVKGSPFPAVCNLFGTAERSNFIFRSTIKQVKRIVAAKADPKSLLAYPWALPAIGLAASKALPLKSWFKAPVLHGQTQLDKLPQLHSWPMDGGAYITLPQVYTEDPDAPGVMKSNVGMYRIQISGNEFIPNEELGLHYQIHRGIGVHHSRAAAKGERLKVSIFVGGPPAHSFGAVMPLPEGLSELMFSGMFAGRNFRYTRRNGHTLSSDADFCIVGSIDPTETKGEGPFGDHLGYYSLKHDFPLMKVEAVYHRKDAIWPFTVVGRPPQEDTSFGALIHEVTEAMVPVSVPGLSAMHAVDAAGVHPLLLAIGHERYVPYKSREPQEILTVANAVLGFGQASLAKYLLIAAKEDKPNLDIHDIPAFLQHILERIDLRRDLHFQTRTTMDTLDYSGMGLNQGSKLVIAAAGEKKRKLGSNLPQNFSLPSSFSDPRIVMPGILAVKSGAFSSYEEAAVEMKKLETHLANVGEIEGLPLIVVVDDSEFTAAKLNNFLWVCFTRSNPSHDIYGVNQSFIHKHWGCDNNLIIDARIKPHHAPPLIEDPEISRKVDQLATKGGPFEGIF